Proteins found in one Maridesulfovibrio sp. genomic segment:
- a CDS encoding DUF6682 family protein yields the protein MKASTIINRVRKDLHDADGIRWTDDDMFDYLTSACRELVSLRPDTRAVTESVKLAAGSTRQTIPAGGFRLLDIVRNMGADGETPGYPVQITDRDALDDANTSWHMDDPEDEIDNFTFDDTNPTVFYVTPPPADSVFVEMVYSKSPARIEDMGDPIVVDEAYEGTIRKYMMHRAFCTDDAAPTDFQKAAQYLSQFYLSLGEEAKAKIAFTPNRQLQPYSGQGA from the coding sequence ATGAAAGCCTCAACAATCATAAACAGGGTCCGCAAAGACCTGCACGACGCTGACGGGATCAGGTGGACGGACGACGATATGTTCGACTACCTGACCTCGGCGTGTCGTGAGCTCGTCAGTTTGCGGCCTGATACAAGAGCCGTTACCGAATCGGTCAAACTGGCTGCGGGTTCTACCAGACAGACAATTCCTGCCGGAGGATTCCGTTTGCTGGATATAGTGCGAAATATGGGTGCTGACGGTGAAACTCCAGGTTATCCGGTTCAGATTACTGACCGTGATGCCTTGGATGACGCCAACACCTCTTGGCATATGGACGATCCTGAGGACGAAATCGACAACTTCACATTTGATGACACCAACCCCACGGTTTTTTATGTGACTCCGCCGCCGGCGGATTCGGTGTTTGTTGAGATGGTTTACTCCAAGTCTCCGGCCAGAATCGAGGACATGGGTGATCCAATTGTAGTTGATGAGGCCTACGAGGGAACCATCCGTAAATACATGATGCACCGGGCTTTTTGTACTGACGATGCCGCTCCTACTGATTTTCAGAAGGCAGCTCAGTACCTGAGTCAGTTTTATCTCTCTTTGGGAGAGGAAGCCAAGGCCAAGATTGCCTTCACTCCTAACCGACAGCTGCAACCATATAGCGGGCAAGGTGCGTAA
- a CDS encoding discoidin domain-containing protein, with the protein MAEIVKVCGVARDKIASICGIQNIKRICSIDFLVVVFGTLMSFLIPDDMEITEGHTVEGSTIISGDPDKWIATKSKDHADGKQLVSAIMKYLLTNPVVMEIQVESTASVLKVTCAIAILPGHFVITDQGRSQVVSVVDHGNNLYTLTLATPLTTAPASAYLDPLWVSLLPFNSTTTGFDTQEPVEVGDIIFADTGQGTVLTVSENTGVYSVTLTEALPSIPAMAVKKSNATLKVGVGATGEYMSPEQSLTLTGTPTTTSFDVNGGYATEIYTEGGIFNSLIVDGVEQEVSSVSETVNEGNATPVLPTMSDYTQDGFTVTASADVGAGPAYEAAGDGPDAYGWACPDLIGWWQVHLPEPRLITGYDLWAATSLNWDRDYTATSWVLRGSNDGINWTILDTKTDQPNWSAGEQRQYPVSPDQAYEYYKVDVSTSESGSTNGIGKIQMCYVPYVYTTTIIPATELPAVPESVSIPDRLLDLPCSLTCAITSGGLEISGEKIVFEDNPALRALAMAMKIPAGWTVKDLSILPERMG; encoded by the coding sequence ATGGCTGAGATTGTAAAGGTTTGCGGTGTAGCCAGAGATAAGATTGCGTCTATTTGCGGCATCCAGAATATCAAGCGGATTTGCAGTATTGACTTTTTGGTAGTCGTTTTCGGTACGCTCATGTCTTTTTTGATTCCTGATGACATGGAAATAACCGAGGGGCACACCGTAGAAGGAAGCACGATTATTTCCGGTGATCCCGATAAATGGATTGCAACCAAAAGCAAGGATCATGCGGACGGTAAACAGCTAGTTTCTGCTATCATGAAATACTTGCTGACTAATCCGGTAGTGATGGAAATTCAGGTTGAATCTACCGCCAGTGTCCTCAAGGTTACATGTGCGATCGCAATTCTGCCCGGGCACTTTGTTATTACCGATCAAGGGCGCAGTCAGGTTGTAAGTGTCGTTGACCACGGGAACAACCTTTATACACTGACGCTCGCTACGCCGCTAACAACTGCTCCGGCATCGGCGTACCTTGATCCTCTTTGGGTGTCGCTTTTACCATTCAACTCCACAACTACCGGCTTTGACACCCAAGAACCTGTTGAGGTCGGCGATATTATTTTTGCGGATACGGGGCAGGGAACGGTATTAACAGTATCGGAAAATACAGGCGTATATAGTGTAACTCTAACCGAGGCTCTACCAAGTATTCCTGCTATGGCAGTAAAAAAATCTAACGCCACTCTTAAGGTCGGCGTAGGCGCCACGGGTGAATATATGAGCCCGGAACAATCACTTACACTGACTGGCACACCTACGACCACATCGTTTGACGTTAATGGTGGATACGCCACTGAAATTTATACTGAAGGAGGAATTTTCAACAGCCTTATTGTTGATGGTGTGGAACAAGAAGTAAGCAGTGTGAGTGAGACTGTTAATGAAGGTAATGCGACACCTGTATTACCAACTATGTCTGATTATACTCAAGACGGATTTACTGTAACCGCATCGGCTGATGTTGGTGCTGGCCCAGCGTACGAAGCTGCTGGTGATGGACCAGATGCTTACGGATGGGCGTGCCCTGATTTAATCGGTTGGTGGCAAGTTCATTTACCAGAACCTAGGTTAATTACTGGGTATGATCTATGGGCGGCAACATCGTTGAACTGGGATAGAGACTATACAGCCACTTCTTGGGTTTTACGTGGATCAAATGATGGTATTAACTGGACTATTCTTGACACTAAAACCGATCAACCTAACTGGAGTGCTGGAGAACAGAGACAATACCCGGTATCCCCAGATCAGGCATATGAATACTATAAGGTAGATGTTTCTACGTCAGAGAGTGGTTCAACCAATGGTATCGGTAAAATTCAGATGTGCTATGTACCGTATGTGTATACCACAACCATAATTCCGGCAACAGAACTCCCGGCAGTCCCTGAATCTGTATCCATTCCTGATAGACTACTCGATCTTCCCTGCTCTTTAACTTGTGCAATTACTTCTGGCGGTCTGGAAATTTCCGGTGAAAAAATTGTCTTTGAAGATAACCCGGCCCTTCGTGCTCTGGCTATGGCTATGAAGATTCCTGCGGGATGGACAGTCAAAGACTTGAGCATCCTCCCTGAAAGGATGGGCTAG